The stretch of DNA GAAAGAGAAGATTGAATTGCCAGTAACAACCCATTTTGCTTTTTCAGTCTTTGAAGAAGTGGGCCATGGTGCTAATTCTAATATTCCTGCTCAGGTAGTCGAATATCTGGCTGTGGATATGGGAGCTATGGGAGATGACCAGCAAACAGACGAATATACAGTGTCTATCTGTGTCAAGGATGCTTCTGGGCCTTATCACTATGACTTCCGTCAACACTTGGTTGCTTTGGCTAAAGAACAAGATATTCCATTTAAGCTGGATATCTATCCATTTTATGGTTCGGACGCTTCAGCAGCTATGTCTGCAGGGGCAGAAGTCAAACACGCCCTTCTCGGTGCTGGTATCGAGTCTAGTCATTCTTATGAGCGTACTCATGTTGACTCGGTGGTCGCAACAGAACGTATGGTTGATGCTTATCTTAAGAGCGCATTGGTAGACTAATATGTGTTTGATTTGCCAGAGAATTGAGCTCATCAAGAAGAGAGAAAATCCCTATTTTGTCAAAGAGTTGGAAACAGGCTATCTTGTGATTGGAGACCACCAGTATTTTGCAGGCTATAGTCTCTTTCTAGCCAAGGAACATGTCACCGAATTGCACCATTTGAAAAAGGAGACAAGACTCCATTTTCTAGAAGAAATGAGTGTGGTCCAAGAGGCGGTTGCTAAGGCCTTTGCTGCTGAGAAAATGAATATCGAACTGCTAGGAAATGGCGATGCCCATCTTCATTGGCATCTGTTTCCTAGACGAAGAGGTGATATGAATGGACACGGTCTCAAGGGACGTGGTCCAGTCTGGTGGGTTCCTTTTGAAGAAATGACAGCAGAAACCTGCCAAGCAAAACCGGATGAGATTAAAAGATTAGTCAAACGTTTATCGTTAGAAGTAGATAAACTATTAGAAATAAAGGAGTAGAAATGAAAAAAAGATACCTTATCTTGACAGCTTTGCTAGCCTTGAGTCTAGCAGCTTGTTCACAAGAAAAAGCAAAAAATGAAGATGGCTCAGTTAAGACAGAGCAAACAGCTAAAGCTGATGGAACAGTAGGAAGTAAGGCTCAAGGAGCTGCCCAGAAAAAAGCAGAAGTGGTTAACAAAGGAGACTACTACAGCATCCAAGGGAAATACGATGAAATCATCGTAGCCAATAAACACTACCCATTGTCAAAAGACTACAATCCAGGGGAAAATCCAACAGCCAAGGCAGAGTTGG from Streptococcus mitis encodes:
- a CDS encoding HIT family protein, producing the protein MCLICQRIELIKKRENPYFVKELETGYLVIGDHQYFAGYSLFLAKEHVTELHHLKKETRLHFLEEMSVVQEAVAKAFAAEKMNIELLGNGDAHLHWHLFPRRRGDMNGHGLKGRGPVWWVPFEEMTAETCQAKPDEIKRLVKRLSLEVDKLLEIKE